A genome region from Pyramidobacter piscolens W5455 includes the following:
- the groES gene encoding co-chaperone GroES has protein sequence MQLKPLADRIVVKVVSGEEKTKSGLYLPDTAQEKPQEGEVIAVGTGRILDNGQKLPLEVKVGDHIVFSKYSGTEIKLDGEKLVIFSERDVLAVID, from the coding sequence ATGCAGTTGAAACCCCTTGCGGATCGTATCGTCGTCAAAGTCGTCAGCGGAGAAGAAAAGACCAAGAGCGGTCTTTATCTGCCGGATACGGCTCAGGAAAAGCCCCAGGAAGGCGAAGTCATCGCCGTCGGGACGGGCCGCATTCTCGACAATGGTCAGAAACTTCCCCTTGAAGTGAAAGTCGGCGACCATATCGTTTTCAGCAAGTATTCCGGCACGGAGATCAAGCTCGACGGCGAGAAACTCGTGATTTTCAGCGAGCGCGACGTTCTTGCGGTGATCGACTAG